In the Staphylococcus condimenti genome, one interval contains:
- a CDS encoding phospho-sugar mutase has product MRINWENKLEQSLVSDFYNEQSEMLRAEGFEETLAFGTAGIRGLLGLGPGRLNAFTIRKVAEGLANYLKEHKPNSKVVIHFDTRFLSEEFAHEIAAILAENGVHTIVGDRYRSTPELSFAVRYLNADAGVMITASHNPKEYNGIKVYGADGGQLLPEASEMLSSYINQIENPLELEGGDFEDGLNKGLITYLDNEVSEAYRDAVESLVQNIPSQKDKVVLTSLHGTSLPLLSEILDDLGYHNYVIEEEQSKPDGSFPTVAYANPEEEQAFEYSLRLAEKENAQLILATDPDADRFGMIERYENGEYCYFNGNEIGLILLKLRYDNIKTAKPNTPLYLVKSIVSSAASDRLAQALEIESNTVLTGFKYISEVLQKKENSEEELVLGYEESHGYLASPFSRDKDAIQMIPLVVKYKNQLTENGMNFQDLLNEIYKVTGIYKDCTISPKFEGQAGRQKMDDLLENFRNNSPHEICGLKVKRVEDYQTGLITDIDSGEQSATVLPTANLIRFIFEEGFIALRPSGTEPKIKVYFSLNVGDLNKMVTEFKATYLS; this is encoded by the coding sequence ATGAGAATTAATTGGGAAAATAAACTTGAACAAAGTTTGGTTTCAGATTTTTATAATGAACAAAGTGAAATGTTACGTGCGGAAGGGTTCGAAGAAACGTTAGCATTTGGTACAGCTGGTATCAGAGGATTATTAGGCTTAGGGCCTGGACGTCTGAATGCATTCACAATACGTAAAGTAGCAGAAGGTTTAGCTAATTATCTTAAAGAGCATAAGCCGAATTCTAAAGTGGTTATTCATTTTGATACACGATTTTTATCAGAAGAATTTGCTCATGAAATTGCAGCAATATTAGCAGAAAACGGTGTACATACAATAGTAGGAGATCGTTATCGTTCAACTCCGGAACTTTCATTTGCAGTAAGATATTTGAATGCTGATGCCGGTGTGATGATAACTGCAAGTCATAATCCCAAAGAATATAATGGAATTAAAGTTTATGGAGCAGATGGAGGTCAATTACTTCCTGAAGCTTCAGAAATGTTGAGCAGCTATATTAATCAAATTGAAAATCCTCTTGAGTTGGAAGGAGGGGACTTCGAAGATGGTTTGAATAAAGGGTTGATTACGTATTTAGATAATGAGGTCAGTGAAGCATATCGTGATGCTGTTGAATCTCTTGTTCAAAATATTCCATCTCAAAAAGATAAAGTTGTACTCACTAGCTTACATGGTACGAGTTTGCCGTTATTATCTGAAATTCTAGATGATTTAGGCTATCACAATTATGTGATTGAAGAAGAACAATCTAAACCAGATGGCAGTTTTCCGACTGTAGCATACGCTAATCCTGAAGAAGAACAAGCGTTTGAATATAGTTTGCGCTTGGCAGAAAAAGAAAATGCTCAACTTATTTTAGCAACTGATCCGGATGCTGACCGTTTCGGTATGATTGAACGTTATGAAAATGGAGAGTATTGTTATTTCAACGGAAATGAAATCGGTTTGATTTTATTGAAGTTACGTTATGACAATATTAAAACAGCAAAACCGAATACACCACTATACTTGGTGAAATCTATAGTGAGCAGTGCAGCAAGCGATCGATTAGCACAGGCACTAGAAATTGAAAGTAATACTGTTTTAACTGGATTCAAATATATCTCTGAAGTCCTTCAGAAAAAAGAAAACTCAGAAGAGGAACTTGTGTTAGGGTACGAAGAAAGCCACGGTTATTTAGCAAGTCCTTTTTCAAGAGATAAAGATGCTATACAAATGATTCCTTTAGTTGTAAAATATAAAAATCAATTAACAGAAAATGGAATGAATTTCCAAGATTTGTTAAATGAAATATATAAAGTTACTGGTATATATAAAGATTGTACGATTTCTCCAAAATTTGAGGGACAAGCTGGACGTCAAAAAATGGATGATTTACTTGAAAACTTTCGTAATAACTCGCCTCATGAAATTTGCGGTTTAAAAGTAAAAAGAGTTGAGGATTACCAAACTGGTTTAATTACAGATATAGATAGTGGTGAACAAAGTGCTACGGTTCTGCCAACAGCAAATCTGATTCGATTTATTTTTGAAGAGGGCTTTATTGCATTAAGACCTTCTGGCACAGAACCTAAAATCAAAGTTTACTTTTCTTTAAATGTAGGGGACTTAAACAAAATGGTAACTGAATTTAAAGCAACTTATTTATCCTAG
- a CDS encoding DUF2538 family protein, with amino-acid sequence MTRKTYEKLNNINGMFGILEQQIIHSKDMAHFRNEFFYVNHEHRENYEALLLYYKDSVENPFIDGACYIVALPEIFDRVDVFQAELPFSWVYDENGVTETMQKISVPIQYLIAAALEVTDVNIFKPSGFTMGMNNWNIAQMRIFWQYTAIVRKYAQ; translated from the coding sequence ATGACGCGAAAAACATATGAAAAACTTAACAATATTAATGGAATGTTCGGCATCTTAGAACAACAAATTATTCATAGCAAAGATATGGCGCATTTTCGCAATGAATTTTTCTATGTAAACCATGAACATCGAGAGAATTATGAAGCGTTGCTATTATATTATAAAGATAGTGTAGAAAACCCATTCATCGATGGCGCTTGTTATATCGTCGCACTTCCTGAAATATTCGATCGTGTAGATGTATTCCAAGCAGAATTACCATTCTCATGGGTTTATGATGAAAATGGCGTGACGGAAACGATGCAAAAAATCAGTGTCCCTATTCAATACCTTATTGCAGCTGCTTTAGAAGTAACTGATGTAAATATCTTTAAACCTTCTGGGTTTACAATGGGAATGAACAACTGGAATATTGCTCAAATGCGTATCTTCTGGCAATATACTGCTATTGTAAGAAAATATGCTCAATAA
- a CDS encoding MarR family transcriptional regulator, with translation MYKQLEQQITVTNNDLIIVNKRFGQRANLTIEQIELLRTLNEYHRLSQFDLTMKVGKEQSIVSRWIKKLVNLGYVVRHQSHQDLRCKELEITDKSRILINQINEARQELIEARCEKLSEDDVKQLNELLVKLNKKSFVI, from the coding sequence ATGTATAAACAACTTGAACAACAAATTACTGTTACAAATAATGATTTAATCATAGTAAACAAACGTTTTGGACAACGAGCAAATTTAACAATAGAACAAATTGAGCTTTTGAGAACACTAAATGAATACCATCGCTTGTCACAATTTGATTTAACGATGAAAGTAGGGAAAGAACAATCTATTGTTTCTCGCTGGATTAAAAAATTGGTCAATCTTGGCTATGTAGTTCGTCATCAATCACATCAAGATCTACGATGTAAAGAATTAGAAATCACAGACAAATCACGTATTTTGATCAACCAAATAAATGAGGCTAGGCAAGAATTGATAGAAGCACGATGTGAAAAATTGTCTGAAGACGATGTTAAACAATTAAATGAATTATTAGTAAAATTGAATAAAAAAAGTTTTGTCATATAA
- a CDS encoding LCP family protein, which yields MNKVFKYFLILLSLVLVIIPIIFAVILLKTSQNAINTSFSGDNTDRKSNLRSEKVNPSKDPVSILFLGIDDNKGRRENGQSTEHSRTDAMILSTLNPDKNQVRMLSIPRDTISYIPKVGYYDKITHAHAYGGPVAAMDSVEGTLNVPVDYYVRVDMDAFVQAVDELGGIYYDVPYDLNEPNTNDDGRTKVKKGYHKLNGDQALAVARTRHQDSDLKRGQRQMELIKILFKKAQKLDSVNKLNNLVEIVGKNSKHDLSNKDIQSLLSTYLSTNIKIKTNQLKGENDMLNGVYYYNPDMKSIKKFSNLLRGDLGLSKIKNDDDFLNQRVIDQYGELIPLTEIDKSLLRKNQHDTSKGNDNSDVGEDNNDNNQSQGQGDEQQNNQNQQDQIDPNAQQDPYGYNQDQQQAPDQSQQQENQQPDMNNYQQAPSNQGYY from the coding sequence ATGAACAAAGTCTTTAAATATTTTTTAATTTTACTCTCGCTTGTCCTGGTCATTATTCCTATCATTTTTGCAGTGATACTTTTAAAAACATCTCAAAATGCTATCAATACTTCTTTTAGCGGAGATAATACAGACAGAAAATCAAATTTGAGAAGTGAAAAAGTAAATCCTTCTAAAGATCCTGTTTCCATCTTATTTTTAGGAATAGATGATAATAAAGGAAGACGAGAAAATGGTCAGTCTACTGAACATTCCAGAACAGACGCAATGATTTTATCTACACTTAATCCTGACAAGAATCAAGTCAGAATGCTAAGTATTCCGCGTGACACAATTAGTTACATCCCTAAAGTCGGATATTATGATAAAATAACGCACGCACATGCATATGGCGGACCTGTTGCAGCAATGGATTCAGTAGAAGGTACACTGAATGTGCCCGTAGATTATTATGTCCGTGTAGATATGGATGCTTTTGTTCAAGCTGTGGACGAATTGGGCGGTATTTATTACGATGTACCTTATGATTTAAACGAACCGAACACGAATGATGATGGCCGTACTAAAGTAAAAAAAGGTTATCACAAATTAAATGGCGACCAAGCTTTAGCTGTTGCCCGAACAAGACATCAAGATTCTGACTTGAAACGTGGACAAAGACAAATGGAATTGATTAAAATTCTATTTAAAAAAGCTCAAAAATTAGATTCTGTTAATAAACTGAATAACCTAGTAGAAATTGTCGGTAAGAATTCTAAACATGATTTATCCAACAAAGATATTCAAAGTTTATTAAGTACATATCTTTCAACTAACATTAAAATCAAAACCAACCAATTAAAAGGCGAGAATGACATGCTGAATGGTGTTTATTATTACAATCCAGACATGAAGAGTATTAAGAAATTCTCTAATTTATTGCGTGGAGATTTAGGGTTATCTAAAATTAAAAACGATGATGACTTCTTAAACCAACGTGTTATTGATCAATATGGAGAGCTTATACCATTAACTGAAATTGATAAAAGTTTATTACGGAAAAATCAACATGATACTTCCAAAGGTAACGATAACTCTGACGTTGGTGAAGATAATAATGATAATAATCAAAGCCAAGGTCAAGGTGATGAGCAGCAGAACAATCAAAATCAACAAGATCAAATTGATCCAAATGCTCAACAAGACCCATATGGTTATAATCAGGATCAACAACAAGCACCTGATCAATCACAACAACAAGAAAATCAACAACCTGATATGAACAACTATCAACAAGCGCCTTCTAATCAAGGGTATTATTAA
- a CDS encoding serine hydrolase domain-containing protein — MKKILIFVVAVIALVFVITYGLSRHNHVEPNDKNEKKISGRVAEEDIDYKTIENKKDPVYKKIDEYLKKENFNGAISIYHKGKLKMDKGYGFQDFATAKKASPNTLYLIGSAQKFTTGLMLKKLETEGKVNINDPITKYLPWFKTEKPIYLKDLMLHRSGLKKYKPIDQIHDIDGAAKLLHREGIQPGMYHKHMYNDGNYIILARVIEAVTKESYAKAFNQMIAEPYQLHRTAFYNDLAFDPYMAKGYNEVKDLETPRFLDQYYGAGNLYMAPKDMAKLVIELQRDKIFSKKVTDPLLNEVKTKDYPGSYRYGFYSYGKEHRINGNFFGQQMTSYFNNDYIVVMGNNYQNPVGKNEDMLHHIYVDILHQTSPYKK, encoded by the coding sequence ATGAAAAAAATTCTAATTTTTGTAGTTGCTGTTATTGCGCTTGTATTTGTTATTACTTATGGATTGAGCCGTCATAATCATGTTGAACCGAATGATAAAAATGAAAAGAAAATATCAGGACGTGTTGCAGAAGAAGATATTGATTATAAGACAATTGAAAACAAAAAAGATCCTGTGTATAAGAAAATTGATGAGTATTTAAAAAAAGAAAACTTTAATGGAGCTATTTCAATTTACCATAAAGGAAAATTGAAAATGGATAAAGGATATGGATTTCAAGACTTTGCTACAGCAAAGAAAGCATCGCCTAATACATTGTATTTAATCGGGTCAGCACAGAAATTTACAACTGGCTTAATGTTGAAAAAGTTAGAGACTGAAGGGAAAGTCAATATTAATGACCCTATCACCAAATATCTGCCATGGTTTAAAACAGAAAAGCCGATTTATTTAAAAGATTTGATGCTCCATAGAAGCGGTTTGAAAAAATATAAACCAATTGATCAAATTCACGATATAGATGGTGCTGCGAAATTGTTGCATAGAGAAGGTATACAACCAGGTATGTACCATAAACATATGTACAATGATGGTAATTACATTATATTAGCACGTGTTATTGAAGCGGTCACAAAAGAATCATATGCAAAAGCTTTTAATCAAATGATTGCAGAACCTTACCAACTTCATCGTACGGCGTTTTATAATGATTTAGCTTTCGACCCTTATATGGCCAAAGGCTATAACGAAGTAAAAGATTTAGAAACTCCTAGATTTTTAGATCAATATTATGGTGCTGGAAACTTATATATGGCACCAAAAGATATGGCTAAATTAGTGATTGAACTTCAACGTGATAAAATATTCTCTAAAAAGGTTACAGATCCTTTATTGAATGAAGTGAAAACAAAAGATTATCCAGGTTCGTATCGTTATGGATTTTATTCGTATGGGAAAGAGCATCGAATTAATGGTAATTTCTTTGGTCAACAGATGACATCTTACTTTAATAATGATTATATTGTTGTAATGGGCAATAATTATCAGAATCCTGTCGGCAAAAATGAAGATATGCTGCACCACATATATGTAGATATCCTACATCAAACTTCTCCTTATAAAAAATAA
- a CDS encoding GNAT family N-acetyltransferase codes for MYKIADSKKELNDCFELRKEVFVDEQNVPQENEFDEFEDESTHIIVYDNDKRPLATARYRSYQGKAKIERVVVVKDQRMHGIGRRLMQFIEEAAQKDGFKEAVLNGQIQAQSFYESLGYHPQGEIFIEEEIKHIKMQKQL; via the coding sequence ATGTATAAAATAGCAGACAGCAAAAAAGAGTTGAATGATTGTTTCGAACTAAGAAAAGAAGTTTTTGTAGATGAACAAAATGTCCCTCAAGAAAATGAATTTGACGAGTTTGAAGATGAGTCTACTCATATTATTGTATATGATAATGATAAAAGACCCCTTGCAACTGCTCGATATCGTTCCTATCAAGGCAAAGCTAAAATCGAGCGGGTTGTCGTTGTTAAAGATCAAAGAATGCATGGTATCGGACGTAGGTTAATGCAATTTATAGAGGAAGCAGCTCAAAAAGACGGCTTTAAAGAAGCAGTATTAAATGGACAAATTCAAGCACAATCATTCTATGAATCCTTAGGTTATCATCCACAAGGTGAAATATTTATAGAGGAAGAAATCAAACATATCAAAATGCAAAAACAACTTTAA
- a CDS encoding glucosaminidase domain-containing protein — protein MSKKFHYKAPAIIALTIAGTAITTHQAFADSSTGTNTNTDSNRTADQTQQPTNQTKDTQVQTNNSNTKVAGTQTYKDPAQVQPVNNNQNLNYDSKLEDLNSKADNSNVTATGQTSNEQQSNVSNTPESSADNSTNTTQQSDQSAENTVQNPTNQTKVENNQSQQNVVQSQSDSNQLDNSNNQQNAVEQNKNQIGNTASVNAEQQKPEQTNNDAQQSVQTNTANTESKAAPKLAMRSFAAQPTTNTTQKQAVQPAAQTAKTTTATAQKQTVQPAAQTAKAPAATAQKQTVQPAAQTAKTTAATTQKQAVQPTAKTATTTANRSVAPATTAAKTTATSSLPKYKPAVNSSINDYIRKNNYKAPTYEQDFSSYLPKYDYRYGKPEGIVVHDTANDNSNINGEISYMKNNWQNAFVHGFIDGNRIVETANTDYLAWGAGPVANQRFIHIELVHEHSYDGFARQMNNYADYAATNLQYYGLKPDSAEYDGQGTVWTHYAISKYLGGTDHSDPHGYLQAHNYSYDQLYDLINEKYLIKQGQVAPWGTTASTPSTPSKNTSNTPKPSTTPTNSQLKVIPVDSIGRVAANNHGVYTSVYDKAGVQKPSVNDRTYRLTKKALLGDKSFYLITDYNKNTNVGWVQTSDINYRVGKPVTTNTTTYSVQPGTKLYHTPWGSERQSIGSVTGTGSQQFKAQKQTEVGTSTYVYGAVNGKNAWVDSAKLSKYTAPKTAVKSVAAPKTQVKAATTTTPSKSNKTTAAKPATNTKTTAKTAAKPTTNTKATAKTAAKPVAKTNTATKTAAKPVAKTNTATKTTAKPNVVTKAATAVKKAVQPTAKAATTAKPAAKTATNAAVKPAAKTTTATKGKSTSPLNQTVVVNKLGQYVSNQYGLRASVYDAKGANAAKYLGYTYDILRERNQDGTLYYLLQNNGLSTPLGWVNAKDVKVVNQSNATPVSTKYNVKQGNNGLYTMPWGTSKQQIDTLKQTNSAFQASKRKLVNGAAYVYGTVNGKTGWIAEKDLVQSNAKAATTPVKAQPATAYKHDYIVANAGSNYYNTPNGKILGSLRNQYGNIISVYEKQLVNGVTWYHGTLANGKTIWIKAADVRDTLTRTTTSNYSLNQAANIQSSSPWPPQVQHTPGKWVNATKDEVKTAMDPKTITEDATQKYQFLRLDKAQNLSTSSVNQLLKGKGILEGQGAAFAQAAQKYDINEIYLISHALLETGNGTSALANGGYVDNNNKVVTNSNKKYYNMFGIGAIDTDAVRGGFKTAQNYGWDTVSKAIVGGAQFIKDAYINQGQNTLYRMRWNPSAPGNHQYATDINWASHNATRMKTMYDSIGESGKYFDVDNYKG, from the coding sequence ATGTCTAAAAAGTTTCATTACAAAGCACCCGCTATCATAGCACTCACTATTGCAGGCACTGCAATCACTACGCACCAAGCTTTTGCAGATAGTTCAACTGGAACTAATACAAACACAGATAGCAATCGTACTGCAGATCAGACACAACAACCGACGAACCAAACAAAAGACACTCAAGTTCAAACGAATAATTCAAATACTAAAGTTGCAGGTACTCAAACATATAAAGATCCTGCCCAAGTACAACCTGTAAATAATAATCAAAATTTGAACTATGATTCAAAACTTGAGGACTTAAATTCTAAAGCAGATAATAGTAATGTTACTGCTACAGGACAAACTTCTAATGAACAGCAATCAAATGTATCTAACACACCTGAATCATCAGCAGATAATTCTACAAATACAACTCAGCAATCTGATCAATCAGCTGAAAATACTGTTCAAAATCCAACAAACCAAACTAAAGTTGAAAATAATCAATCTCAACAAAATGTGGTTCAATCACAATCCGACTCTAATCAATTAGACAATTCAAATAATCAACAAAACGCAGTTGAACAAAATAAAAACCAAATTGGTAATACTGCATCTGTAAATGCAGAGCAACAAAAACCTGAACAGACAAACAATGATGCGCAACAATCTGTGCAGACAAACACTGCAAATACTGAAAGCAAAGCCGCACCTAAGTTAGCTATGCGTTCTTTCGCTGCTCAGCCAACAACTAATACGACTCAAAAACAAGCAGTTCAACCTGCTGCTCAGACAGCTAAGACAACGACAGCTACTGCACAAAAACAAACGGTTCAACCTGCCGCTCAAACGGCTAAAGCACCGGCAGCTACTGCACAAAAACAAACGGTTCAACCTGCTGCTCAAACGGCTAAAACAACTGCGGCTACAACTCAAAAACAAGCAGTTCAACCAACGGCGAAAACTGCAACAACTACAGCAAACCGTTCAGTAGCACCTGCAACTACAGCAGCAAAAACAACGGCTACTTCTTCATTACCGAAGTACAAGCCAGCTGTAAACTCGTCTATTAATGATTATATTCGTAAAAATAATTATAAAGCGCCAACATATGAACAAGATTTTTCTTCATATCTACCTAAATATGATTATCGTTACGGTAAACCAGAAGGTATTGTAGTTCATGATACAGCTAATGATAATTCAAATATTAACGGCGAAATCAGTTATATGAAAAATAATTGGCAAAATGCGTTTGTTCATGGCTTCATTGACGGCAACCGAATTGTAGAAACTGCAAATACTGATTATCTTGCATGGGGAGCTGGTCCAGTAGCTAACCAACGTTTTATCCATATCGAACTTGTTCATGAACATAGCTATGATGGTTTCGCTCGCCAAATGAATAACTATGCTGATTATGCAGCTACTAACTTGCAATATTATGGTTTGAAACCGGATAGTGCTGAATATGACGGTCAAGGTACTGTATGGACACACTATGCAATTTCAAAATATTTAGGTGGAACAGATCATTCAGATCCACACGGTTACTTACAAGCGCATAATTATAGTTATGATCAATTATACGATTTAATTAACGAAAAATATTTAATTAAGCAAGGTCAAGTGGCTCCTTGGGGTACAACAGCAAGTACACCATCAACGCCTAGCAAAAATACATCAAATACACCAAAACCATCAACAACACCTACTAATTCTCAATTAAAAGTAATTCCTGTTGATTCAATCGGTCGTGTTGCTGCAAATAATCATGGTGTATATACATCTGTATATGATAAAGCTGGTGTACAAAAACCTTCAGTTAATGACAGAACTTATCGTTTAACTAAAAAAGCTTTATTAGGTGATAAATCGTTCTATTTAATCACAGATTATAATAAAAACACTAATGTTGGATGGGTTCAAACTAGTGATATCAACTATCGTGTAGGTAAACCTGTAACAACTAATACAACAACATATTCTGTTCAACCAGGAACAAAACTTTATCACACGCCATGGGGCTCTGAACGTCAATCAATCGGTTCAGTGACAGGAACAGGCTCACAACAATTTAAAGCTCAAAAACAAACTGAAGTAGGTACATCAACTTATGTTTATGGCGCTGTAAATGGTAAAAACGCTTGGGTTGATAGTGCAAAATTATCAAAATATACTGCACCTAAAACTGCAGTAAAATCTGTTGCGGCTCCAAAAACACAAGTTAAAGCAGCAACTACAACAACACCATCGAAATCAAACAAAACTACTGCTGCTAAACCAGCAACAAACACTAAAACAACGGCAAAAACTGCGGCTAAGCCAACAACAAATACTAAAGCAACAGCTAAAACTGCAGCCAAACCAGTTGCTAAAACTAATACAGCAACTAAAACTGCGGCTAAACCAGTTGCCAAGACTAATACAGCAACTAAAACTACTGCCAAACCTAATGTTGTAACTAAAGCTGCAACTGCAGTTAAAAAAGCAGTTCAACCAACAGCTAAAGCAGCAACTACAGCTAAACCTGCTGCTAAAACAGCTACTAACGCTGCTGTAAAACCTGCAGCGAAGACAACAACTGCTACTAAAGGTAAGAGTACTTCTCCGCTTAATCAAACTGTTGTTGTAAATAAATTAGGACAATATGTTTCTAATCAATATGGTTTACGTGCTTCTGTTTATGATGCTAAAGGAGCTAATGCAGCTAAATATTTAGGTTACACATATGATATTTTAAGAGAACGTAACCAAGATGGTACACTTTACTATCTATTACAAAATAACGGTCTTTCAACTCCGCTTGGATGGGTAAACGCTAAAGACGTAAAAGTTGTAAACCAAAGCAACGCAACACCTGTTTCAACAAAATATAATGTTAAACAAGGTAACAATGGACTTTATACAATGCCTTGGGGTACATCTAAACAACAAATTGACACTTTAAAACAAACTAATAGTGCTTTCCAAGCTTCTAAACGCAAATTAGTGAATGGTGCAGCTTATGTTTATGGTACTGTAAATGGCAAAACTGGATGGATTGCAGAAAAAGACTTAGTTCAATCAAATGCTAAAGCTGCGACTACTCCTGTTAAAGCACAACCAGCTACAGCTTATAAACATGATTACATTGTTGCTAATGCTGGAAGCAATTATTACAATACACCAAACGGTAAAATTTTAGGTTCATTGAGAAATCAATATGGCAATATCATTTCTGTTTATGAAAAACAACTTGTAAATGGTGTTACTTGGTATCATGGAACTTTAGCAAATGGTAAAACAATTTGGATTAAAGCAGCCGATGTTCGCGACACGTTAACTAGAACAACAACTTCTAATTACTCACTAAACCAAGCAGCTAACATTCAATCAAGCTCACCTTGGCCACCACAGGTTCAACACACACCTGGTAAATGGGTAAATGCGACTAAAGATGAAGTCAAAACTGCAATGGATCCAAAAACTATAACTGAAGACGCTACACAAAAATATCAATTCTTACGTTTAGATAAAGCACAAAACCTTTCAACAAGCAGTGTTAATCAGTTATTGAAAGGAAAAGGCATTTTAGAAGGACAAGGAGCAGCATTTGCACAAGCCGCACAAAAATATGACATTAATGAAATTTACTTAATCTCTCATGCGCTATTAGAAACTGGAAACGGTACATCTGCCCTAGCAAATGGCGGTTATGTAGATAATAATAATAAAGTTGTTACAAACAGCAATAAAAAATACTACAACATGTTCGGAATTGGTGCGATTGACACTGACGCTGTTCGCGGTGGATTCAAAACAGCTCAAAATTACGGCTGGGACACAGTAAGTAAAGCAATTGTTGGAGGCGCCCAATTCATTAAAGATGCTTATATTAATCAAGGACAAAACACATTATATCGTATGCGTTGGAACCCAAGCGCTCCAGGTAATCATCAATATGCAACTGATATTAACTGGGCAAGCCACAATGCAACACGTATGAAAACAATGTATGATTCTATTGGCGAATCAGGTAAATATTTTGATGTAGATAACTATAAAGGTTAA
- a CDS encoding acyltransferase family protein — protein MHKTLDHRDYFFDNARAFLIYLVVLGHLINPYVEGHKFMGSLYLLIYSFHMPSFLFISGYFSKNAGKPGHLEKVAKKLLVPYICFFCFFSVYYYLTGKSSDLQLDPFNPVFALWFLLTLFMFHVILIIVKNYKPYYVMPIAILVAMFAGFSSNIDGYMSYSRTIVFFPIFYLGYLMNKHQTMILRNKRWLPISISILIAFFVIYTIHPINSDWLLGSSPYSSLDGENIFSPLKRLLLYFIICITMFSFMNLMSSKKHFYTYIGQRTMYVYLLHGLVIGIIRGFDLYPFKDPISIFTYIYLFGTSAIIVYVLSTNFVAKWANPVINLKSPSKFVP, from the coding sequence ATGCACAAGACTCTAGATCATCGCGATTACTTTTTCGATAATGCACGTGCGTTTCTTATATACCTCGTAGTACTTGGCCATCTTATTAACCCTTATGTAGAAGGCCATAAGTTTATGGGGTCGCTATATTTATTGATTTATAGCTTTCATATGCCCTCATTCTTATTTATTTCAGGGTATTTTTCAAAAAATGCAGGCAAACCTGGTCATCTAGAAAAAGTAGCTAAAAAATTACTTGTACCATACATTTGTTTCTTCTGCTTCTTTTCAGTTTATTACTATTTAACAGGGAAAAGCAGTGATTTACAATTAGATCCATTTAATCCGGTATTTGCTTTATGGTTTTTACTTACATTATTTATGTTCCATGTAATTTTAATCATCGTAAAGAATTATAAGCCATATTATGTAATGCCTATTGCGATTTTAGTCGCAATGTTTGCTGGATTTTCTTCAAATATTGATGGTTACATGAGTTACTCTAGAACAATTGTCTTTTTCCCAATTTTTTATCTAGGTTATTTAATGAACAAACATCAAACTATGATTTTACGTAATAAACGATGGTTGCCAATTTCTATTTCGATTTTAATCGCATTTTTTGTCATTTATACAATTCACCCTATCAATTCAGATTGGTTATTGGGAAGTTCGCCTTATAGCTCTTTAGACGGCGAAAATATATTTAGTCCGCTTAAAAGACTGCTATTATATTTTATCATCTGTATAACGATGTTTTCTTTTATGAATTTGATGTCATCTAAAAAACATTTTTACACTTATATAGGTCAACGAACAATGTATGTATATCTTTTACATGGCCTAGTGATTGGTATTATTCGCGGATTCGATCTTTATCCTTTTAAAGATCCTATTTCAATTTTCACTTATATTTATTTATTTGGTACTTCTGCCATTATTGTTTACGTATTATCTACCAATTTTGTAGCAAAATGGGCAAACCCTGTTATCAATTTGAAATCACCTTCAAAATTTGTTCCTTAG